The proteins below are encoded in one region of Shewanella putrefaciens:
- a CDS encoding M13 family metallopeptidase, which yields MTDRLIPALLLSTTVLAGLTACGDNSQDNTAKTSDTAPKTEAVVAQMPIGINVAAMTATVKPGDDFYAYANGEWMKTTEIPADRSSTGAFLVAFQETEKHKTSLIAELVKAEHATGSDAARIANFYKAYTDTAAIDAAGMKPAEADLARYEAIASKQDLSAVLGQNLRADVDPLNATDFYTENLFGIFVTQGLATPGEVLPYFLQGGLGLPEREYYLSADPKMVEIRTAYRAYIEALLKDAGISDAATRADRIFALEHKIASAHTSRADSEDFTKAAAVWSRADFDAKAPGIDWTAFLGAAQLSEQPKFAAYHGAAMTGLSALVASEPLDAWKDWLVFHHINSHADVLPSTIDNTAFAFNGTKLSGTPEQRSRDKRALAALDEYLGDAVGQAYAEQYFPASAKAEVSTMVDNIVLAFGKRVAALDWMDPATKKEALAKVNTMAVGVGYPDKWRNYDAYTVSPTNAYANAINGEKVEYSHQLAKIGNPMDKGEWWMTPQVVNAVNLPVQNALNFPAGILQPPFFDAKADAAYNYGAIGAVIGHEISHSFDNNGAAFDSTGAMRNWWTPADFAQFAKQGEALAKQFDTYAPFPDLHVNGKLTLGENIADVAGLAAAYDAYHASLQGKDAPVIGGFTGDQRFFIGFAQTWATKMRDEALRARVATDGHAPGMYRALTVRNLDAWYTAFNVKPGDKLYLAPEDRVKIW from the coding sequence ATGACGGACCGCCTGATCCCCGCGCTGCTATTGTCTACAACTGTGCTGGCAGGACTCACTGCTTGTGGTGATAACAGTCAAGACAATACGGCAAAAACCAGCGATACCGCCCCAAAGACGGAAGCCGTCGTGGCCCAAATGCCGATTGGCATTAATGTCGCCGCTATGACTGCCACGGTAAAACCCGGCGATGATTTTTATGCCTATGCCAACGGCGAGTGGATGAAAACCACTGAAATCCCAGCCGATCGCTCAAGCACTGGGGCATTTTTAGTCGCGTTCCAAGAGACTGAAAAACATAAGACTAGCCTGATTGCCGAGTTGGTTAAGGCCGAACATGCGACTGGCAGCGACGCCGCCCGTATTGCCAACTTCTACAAGGCTTACACAGATACCGCCGCCATTGATGCCGCGGGGATGAAACCCGCCGAGGCCGATTTAGCCCGTTATGAGGCCATTGCGAGCAAACAAGATCTGTCTGCGGTATTAGGCCAAAACCTGCGCGCCGATGTTGACCCGCTTAATGCGACTGATTTTTATACTGAAAACCTGTTTGGGATTTTCGTCACCCAAGGCCTAGCGACACCGGGCGAAGTCTTACCCTATTTTTTACAGGGGGGTTTAGGGCTACCGGAGCGCGAATATTACCTATCCGCCGATCCTAAAATGGTTGAGATCCGCACCGCTTACCGTGCTTATATTGAAGCCCTACTCAAGGATGCGGGCATAAGTGATGCCGCTACACGCGCCGATCGTATTTTTGCCCTTGAGCATAAGATAGCGAGCGCCCACACCAGCCGTGCAGACAGTGAAGATTTTACTAAAGCCGCGGCAGTTTGGAGCCGTGCCGACTTTGATGCTAAGGCACCGGGTATCGATTGGACCGCCTTTTTAGGGGCTGCGCAGCTCAGTGAACAACCTAAATTTGCCGCTTACCATGGCGCGGCGATGACAGGACTCTCGGCCCTAGTGGCATCTGAGCCCTTAGATGCATGGAAAGATTGGTTAGTGTTCCATCATATCAATAGCCATGCCGATGTGTTGCCATCGACTATCGACAATACGGCGTTTGCCTTTAATGGCACTAAGCTGTCTGGTACGCCAGAGCAGCGTAGCCGCGATAAGCGTGCCTTAGCTGCGCTCGATGAATACCTAGGTGATGCCGTAGGCCAAGCCTATGCCGAGCAATATTTCCCTGCTTCGGCCAAGGCGGAAGTGAGCACTATGGTGGACAATATTGTGCTTGCCTTTGGTAAACGAGTTGCCGCCCTCGATTGGATGGACCCCGCCACTAAAAAAGAAGCCCTCGCCAAAGTAAACACTATGGCCGTTGGCGTGGGTTATCCCGATAAGTGGCGCAATTACGATGCCTATACTGTTTCGCCAACCAATGCCTACGCTAATGCCATCAATGGTGAAAAAGTAGAGTACAGCCACCAGTTAGCCAAGATTGGTAATCCAATGGATAAGGGCGAGTGGTGGATGACGCCGCAAGTGGTTAACGCGGTCAACTTGCCCGTGCAGAATGCGCTTAACTTCCCCGCGGGGATTTTACAGCCGCCATTCTTCGATGCTAAGGCCGATGCCGCCTATAACTATGGTGCGATTGGCGCCGTGATTGGCCATGAGATCAGCCATAGCTTCGATAACAATGGCGCGGCCTTTGACTCGACGGGCGCGATGCGTAACTGGTGGACTCCAGCGGATTTTGCCCAGTTTGCCAAACAAGGTGAGGCACTGGCGAAGCAGTTTGATACCTATGCACCCTTCCCCGATCTGCATGTGAATGGCAAGCTGACCTTAGGTGAAAATATTGCCGACGTGGCAGGTTTAGCCGCCGCCTATGATGCCTACCACGCCTCCCTTCAAGGGAAAGATGCCCCAGTGATTGGCGGTTTTACGGGCGATCAACGCTTCTTTATCGGCTTTGCGCAAACTTGGGCAACAAAGATGCGTGATGAAGCCCTGCGTGCCCGCGTCGCCACCGATGGCCATGCACCTGGCATGTACCGCGCGCTAACGGTGCGTAACTTAGATGCCTGGTACACAGCATTCAATGTGAAGCCTGGCGACAAGCTGTATTTAGCGCCAGAGGATCGCGTTAAGATCTGGTAA
- a CDS encoding ABC transporter ATP-binding protein translates to MAYQAVTIPDFRSKSHVDIAVMAKDISKHYGKFKALTDIHFDLQAGQTLALLGHNGAGKSTLLKLILGLIRPSTGQILVQGQDVSAKQAKGRLSIGYLPENVSFYDNMTALELLGYFAKLKGVHPGMVRQLLLEFGLDAAKDKRLSTFSKGMRQRLALAQAILAKPKVLLLDEPTVGLDPIASGFLYQKMAQLKAQGCAIMVCTHELALVQDQMDRALILGQGKMLASGNLTALRAATALPLQMRLPSLSTAQRQQLLSDEFLSPFVIDSTLQGVRLNVPVAAKSAVITQLQRGIHTDEFSVEMPNLQDIFHCYMAKLPNVSAAMSADSLNPPICERERVA, encoded by the coding sequence ATGGCATATCAGGCAGTTACTATTCCCGATTTTAGATCTAAGTCCCATGTCGATATTGCCGTGATGGCAAAGGATATCAGTAAACACTACGGCAAGTTTAAGGCATTAACGGACATCCATTTTGACCTACAAGCGGGTCAAACTCTGGCATTATTGGGTCATAACGGTGCGGGTAAATCGACCTTACTTAAGTTGATCTTAGGGTTAATTCGCCCTTCGACCGGCCAGATCCTTGTGCAGGGGCAAGATGTGAGTGCCAAGCAGGCAAAAGGACGGCTATCTATAGGTTACTTGCCTGAAAATGTGAGTTTTTATGACAATATGACCGCCCTTGAGCTACTGGGGTATTTTGCTAAACTCAAGGGCGTTCACCCGGGGATGGTAAGGCAATTATTGCTGGAGTTTGGCTTGGATGCGGCCAAGGATAAGCGACTGAGCACTTTTTCCAAGGGAATGCGCCAACGCCTCGCCTTAGCCCAGGCCATACTCGCAAAGCCTAAGGTATTACTGCTAGATGAGCCCACGGTTGGGCTGGACCCCATTGCTTCAGGATTTTTATATCAAAAAATGGCGCAACTTAAGGCGCAGGGCTGTGCCATTATGGTTTGCACCCATGAATTAGCATTAGTGCAGGATCAAATGGATCGCGCCTTGATCTTAGGTCAGGGAAAGATGTTAGCTTCGGGGAATTTAACCGCCTTAAGGGCGGCAACCGCACTGCCGTTGCAAATGCGTTTACCTAGCCTATCCACGGCGCAGCGGCAACAGCTCTTGAGTGACGAATTTTTATCTCCCTTTGTTATCGATTCCACGCTTCAAGGCGTGCGCCTCAATGTTCCCGTTGCCGCTAAATCTGCGGTGATCACTCAATTACAGCGCGGCATTCACACCGATGAATTTTCCGTGGAGATGCCCAATTTACAGGATATTTTTCATTGCTATATGGCGAAGTTACCTAACGTATCCGCAGCTATGTCCGCCGATAGTCTCAATCCACCAATCTGTGAGCGGGAGCGAGTCGCATGA
- a CDS encoding flavin reductase family protein, whose protein sequence is MTADNRYFYEPSKGHGLAHDPLNAIVAPRPIGWISSRNALGQRNLAPYSFFNCFNYKPPIIGFASTGWKDSVANIVETGEFVWNLTTRGLADKMNQTSAMLPRGQDEFSFAGLTAKAGTIVKADLVAESPVNFECKLSQCIQLTAANGDKIDTWLVLGEVVAVHIAKHLLDSEGVYQTALAEPVLRAGGPSAYYGISEDQRFDLNRPQV, encoded by the coding sequence ATGACAGCTGATAACCGCTATTTTTACGAGCCGAGCAAAGGCCATGGTCTCGCTCATGATCCGCTTAATGCTATTGTCGCCCCAAGACCCATAGGTTGGATTTCATCCCGCAATGCACTGGGGCAGCGTAATCTTGCCCCTTACAGCTTTTTCAATTGTTTCAACTACAAACCGCCCATCATCGGCTTTGCCAGCACAGGCTGGAAAGATAGTGTCGCCAATATTGTCGAAACAGGCGAATTTGTGTGGAACCTCACCACTCGCGGCTTAGCTGATAAAATGAATCAAACCTCCGCCATGCTGCCACGCGGTCAAGATGAGTTTAGCTTTGCCGGACTCACGGCTAAAGCAGGCACCATTGTTAAGGCAGACTTAGTGGCTGAAAGCCCAGTGAACTTCGAATGCAAATTGTCCCAATGCATCCAGTTAACAGCCGCTAATGGCGACAAGATCGATACTTGGTTAGTGTTAGGTGAAGTGGTTGCCGTGCATATTGCCAAGCATTTACTCGACAGCGAAGGCGTGTATCAAACCGCCCTCGCCGAACCAGTACTGCGAGCTGGCGGCCCATCGGCGTACTATGGGATCTCCGAAGATCAAAGGTTTGATTTGAATAGACCACAAGTGTAG
- a CDS encoding winged helix-turn-helix domain-containing protein: MHKITSYLMLDGQAKQLVDRVNGTSIGLTFSEYAVLVLLLSSPDAIFTKEELLEVGWPDRVVAPTSLTQCISTLRKKLEPYTEVQLKTVARRGYQLHVSEQSHVKMLAINDADAIRDAIVGVSAWTKVAGIALLAIILGIIWYASDHHAVVKHAAKWHADKFISLNIGGTLGSAQLLYIGDEEHLHPSWWQKHLAPEGNHLDNFKYFSAFATTDGKNYSMAVCPELDSDACTGEGIINITAIDARPAGLNMAEFIPLSKKMEQRIRYNRIVLPVDDKGKGELLEHNYHADIYFPVAGELLVRTDLSMSLVYEGENKGKFYSTSCITDQDCITTPIKYTVRGEFEQYQTTINELQVDVFHVKVVQKELTKPDEVSPSAMHFYREIRKHDIRDEDLFYYRIYQNQHTAVWIVPQMGHLLAWTQYTQIKL; the protein is encoded by the coding sequence ATGCATAAAATAACCTCCTACTTAATGTTAGATGGGCAGGCAAAACAATTGGTCGACCGTGTCAATGGCACATCGATTGGTTTAACCTTTTCAGAATATGCTGTGTTAGTGCTGTTGTTATCCTCCCCCGATGCGATTTTCACTAAGGAAGAATTGCTTGAAGTGGGTTGGCCAGATAGGGTGGTTGCGCCCACCTCTTTAACCCAGTGCATCAGTACTCTACGTAAGAAATTAGAGCCTTATACCGAGGTGCAACTCAAGACGGTGGCGCGTCGCGGTTATCAGTTACACGTTTCCGAACAGTCCCATGTAAAAATGTTGGCGATTAACGATGCCGATGCGATCCGCGATGCGATTGTGGGTGTCTCTGCTTGGACTAAAGTGGCTGGTATTGCCCTGCTAGCGATTATTTTGGGGATCATTTGGTATGCCAGTGACCACCATGCGGTGGTTAAGCATGCGGCTAAATGGCACGCCGATAAATTTATTAGTTTGAACATAGGTGGCACCTTAGGCTCGGCGCAGTTGCTTTATATCGGCGATGAAGAGCATTTACATCCTTCATGGTGGCAAAAGCATTTAGCGCCAGAGGGGAATCATCTCGATAACTTTAAATATTTCAGTGCCTTTGCTACGACCGACGGCAAAAATTATTCTATGGCTGTTTGTCCTGAATTGGACTCTGACGCTTGTACGGGCGAGGGCATCATTAATATTACGGCGATAGATGCGAGACCCGCGGGATTGAATATGGCGGAATTTATTCCGCTCAGTAAAAAAATGGAGCAGCGCATCCGCTATAACCGTATTGTCCTGCCCGTGGACGATAAGGGTAAGGGGGAATTGCTTGAGCATAACTACCATGCGGATATTTACTTCCCCGTAGCGGGTGAGCTTTTGGTGCGCACCGATTTGAGTATGTCTTTGGTTTATGAAGGGGAAAATAAAGGCAAGTTCTATTCAACCTCCTGCATTACCGATCAGGACTGTATCACTACTCCCATAAAGTACACTGTGCGGGGGGAATTTGAACAATATCAAACCACAATTAATGAACTACAAGTTGATGTCTTCCACGTAAAAGTAGTACAAAAAGAGTTAACTAAGCCAGATGAGGTGAGCCCGTCGGCGATGCATTTTTACCGTGAGATCCGCAAACATGATATCCGCGATGAGGACTTATTCTACTATCGGATTTATCAAAACCAACATACTGCGGTGTGGATAGTGCCTCAAATGGGACACTTGCTCGCTTGGACACAGTACACCCAGATTAAGCTGTAA
- a CDS encoding ABC transporter permease, translating to MKSVDVLPDVLPDVLFEVRPLTTLGLIFTIAAKEFKDNLRNRWLLMMSGILLLLSLCVSFMGSAVSGHLVMLDPAQLISSLVTLSVFILPLGAILLSYDSFVGEKESGTLLLLLTYPLAPWHIVCGKFLGHGGVMAVACFLGFGITCGLLLFLGATDANIPLLMGFIHLICSSILLSLIFVLIGYWVSLAVQEKAKALGILLLLWFVLVLVYDLVLLTALVGLADSLNREWFNVVILLNPTDLFRALNLLANPAENLAAKSSLALVAQTGLSLPLMYAILTAWVGILLLGCTGYFKRIEV from the coding sequence ATGAAGTCCGTTGATGTGTTACCTGATGTGTTACCTGATGTGTTATTTGAGGTAAGGCCGCTAACGACCCTAGGGTTAATTTTCACTATTGCCGCCAAGGAGTTTAAGGATAACCTGCGCAATCGTTGGCTGCTGATGATGAGTGGCATACTGCTATTGCTGTCCCTTTGTGTGAGTTTTATGGGCAGCGCCGTCTCAGGCCATTTAGTGATGTTAGATCCTGCTCAGCTCATCTCAAGTTTAGTGACCTTAAGTGTATTTATCTTGCCCCTAGGGGCGATTCTACTGAGTTACGATAGCTTTGTGGGGGAGAAGGAGTCGGGCACTTTGCTGTTGTTACTCACCTATCCATTAGCACCTTGGCATATTGTCTGCGGTAAGTTTTTAGGTCACGGCGGCGTGATGGCCGTGGCCTGCTTTTTAGGTTTTGGTATTACCTGTGGCTTACTGCTGTTTTTAGGGGCAACTGACGCGAACATTCCGCTATTAATGGGGTTTATCCACTTGATCTGTAGCAGTATTTTGCTGAGCCTCATTTTTGTGTTGATCGGTTATTGGGTCAGTTTAGCTGTGCAAGAAAAGGCCAAAGCCCTTGGTATTTTGCTACTGCTGTGGTTTGTATTAGTGCTGGTTTACGACCTTGTGCTGCTAACGGCATTAGTGGGGCTGGCCGATAGTCTTAATCGTGAATGGTTTAATGTGGTGATTTTACTTAATCCAACTGACTTATTTAGGGCATTAAATTTGCTCGCCAATCCTGCGGAAAATTTAGCCGCTAAAAGTAGCCTTGCCCTCGTGGCTCAAACAGGGCTAAGCCTGCCATTAATGTACGCCATCTTAACGGCTTGGGTTGGGATATTGCTGCTAGGTTGTACGGGATATTTTAAACGAATCGAAGTTTAA
- the nosD gene encoding nitrous oxide reductase family maturation protein NosD → MLRLLLLCWLCTLSLIGVAQELRVKDTASLTKALAQAQDGDTLVLDTAVYEGNFSVTRSIHIKGEAGATLDAQRQGSALTIAAPKVIVEGLNIRHWGRDLYYHDAGILLQQGADRAVIKGNRLIGEGFGIYGEHLDSPVITDNSISGNGAIYVLDRGDGIYLKRANSPRIARNQLILVRDGVYLESVNQSKVFENHFTKLQYGIHYMYTRADEAWHNQAIAVDGGYALMNSKEIYLHHNKVTQARDFGILLNITDSSHVQANVASQIHHPEGTIELGNEGKGIFIYAAQNNRIQDNEFSHSDTGISMAMGGEQNRLWHNRIMANQTQVKYVGDTSLEWSEQGQGNYWSEYSGWDMDGDGIGDVAHRPNDSLDKLFWLYPEAKLLMDSPVVLLLRWVERQFQPQTATGISDSFPLVGIAPLSPIDGGF, encoded by the coding sequence ATGCTGCGTTTATTGCTCCTTTGTTGGCTCTGCACCTTATCCCTTATCGGGGTGGCGCAGGAGTTAAGGGTTAAAGATACGGCTTCTTTGACTAAAGCATTGGCGCAGGCGCAGGACGGTGACACCTTAGTACTCGATACCGCGGTATATGAGGGTAATTTCAGTGTTACCCGCTCCATTCATATTAAGGGCGAAGCAGGGGCGACCCTCGATGCCCAGCGCCAAGGTAGCGCCTTAACCATTGCCGCTCCTAAGGTCATTGTCGAAGGGCTCAATATCCGCCATTGGGGGCGGGATCTTTACTACCACGATGCGGGGATCTTGTTACAGCAAGGGGCGGATCGGGCCGTTATCAAAGGTAACCGACTGATAGGAGAGGGCTTTGGTATTTATGGTGAGCATCTAGATTCCCCCGTTATCACTGATAATAGCATCAGTGGTAATGGTGCTATTTATGTTCTAGACCGGGGTGATGGCATCTATCTTAAGCGGGCCAACTCCCCGCGCATTGCTCGAAATCAGCTGATATTGGTGCGCGATGGTGTTTATTTAGAGTCGGTCAATCAGAGCAAAGTGTTCGAAAATCATTTCACTAAGCTGCAATACGGCATCCATTACATGTATACCCGAGCCGATGAAGCGTGGCATAACCAAGCCATTGCCGTCGATGGCGGTTACGCTTTAATGAATTCCAAGGAGATTTATCTGCACCACAACAAGGTCACACAGGCACGTGACTTTGGGATCTTGCTTAATATTACGGATTCGTCCCATGTACAGGCCAATGTTGCCAGTCAAATACATCACCCCGAGGGAACGATAGAGCTTGGCAATGAGGGGAAAGGGATCTTTATTTACGCGGCCCAGAATAATCGCATTCAAGACAATGAGTTTAGCCATAGCGATACCGGGATCAGTATGGCCATGGGAGGGGAGCAAAATCGGCTGTGGCACAATCGCATCATGGCTAACCAAACCCAAGTTAAATACGTTGGCGATACCTCCTTAGAATGGAGTGAACAGGGACAGGGCAATTACTGGTCCGAATATAGCGGTTGGGATATGGATGGCGATGGCATAGGCGATGTTGCCCATAGGCCTAACGACAGTTTAGATAAGTTATTTTGGCTCTACCCCGAGGCCAAATTATTAATGGATAGCCCAGTAGTATTACTGCTGCGCTGGGTTGAGCGGCAGTTTCAGCCGCAAACAGCGACGGGTATTAGTGACAGTTTTCCGCTGGTGGGTATTGCACCATTGTCGCCGATTGATGGAGGTTTTTAA
- a CDS encoding nitrous oxide reductase accessory protein NosL produces the protein MRKFFGLLLLAPLLLGCNKSEATDHQHKAEMIHEHDRCHLCGMVINKYPGPKGQVHLKAEKMVPKFCSSRDMFNFALQPENKRQIDYMMVHDAAATDWDQPDDGAFIDAASAFYVYGTSKKAVMGPAVAPFSTKAAAEAFAKEYGGRVLRFDDITLELLAGDK, from the coding sequence ATGAGAAAGTTCTTTGGGTTGTTATTACTCGCGCCCTTGTTATTGGGATGCAATAAGAGTGAAGCGACCGATCACCAACATAAGGCCGAGATGATCCACGAGCATGATCGTTGTCATTTGTGCGGCATGGTAATTAATAAATACCCAGGACCAAAGGGACAAGTTCACCTTAAGGCGGAGAAAATGGTGCCTAAGTTTTGCTCTAGTCGCGATATGTTCAACTTTGCCCTGCAGCCTGAAAACAAAAGACAAATTGATTACATGATGGTGCACGATGCCGCAGCGACCGATTGGGATCAGCCAGACGATGGCGCCTTTATCGATGCCGCTAGCGCTTTTTATGTTTATGGCACCAGTAAAAAAGCCGTGATGGGGCCAGCAGTGGCACCTTTTAGTACCAAAGCCGCCGCCGAAGCCTTTGCCAAGGAATACGGTGGACGGGTACTGCGCTTTGACGATATCACCCTCGAATTACTGGCCGGCGATAAGTAG
- a CDS encoding fatty acid cis/trans isomerase has protein sequence MDAIKRIWKKLLLTTVLLVTGCASVAQIDFNALFGTSSPQKRVENAQLNGQFIQQAEFVHTQVEPILNSRCVVCHACYDAPCQLKMTSSEGIERGASKEKVYQGTRLVAATPNRLFVDAFTPEAWRQRGFYPMLNERDQTPEANTQASVLARMLTLKQMHPLPEDKILDKRFDFSLDRVQQCANLEEMDKYEQSQPFAGMPYGLPALNANEHQVLMHWLEQGAPLPFAPSLAPEFITEITHWEQFLNGDSLKSQLSARYIYEHLFAFHLYFESLNQPNAQPLFFELVRSRTPPGQALDIIASRRPFDDPKVERVYYRFRPYRATIVDKTHIPYALNSGLLHDWQQWFIDADYSVTQLPSYQPSIAANPLEAFIQIPAGARYRFMLTRAQDTIMGFIKGPVCRGQVALNVINDRFWVYFVTPDYMDDTDFRTFYQSQIENLRMPAEEESTALAVTWVKYAAKQGKYMRARNQFLNEKFKNGQHLTIDGLWDGDDNNDNASLTVFRHFDNATVVKGLVGEPPKTAWIIDYALLERIHYLLVAGFDVYGNYGHQLLTRLYMDFLRMEGESNFLTLLPQEERRKQFSDWYQGAGTQLTAFIAGDINTFNQPTGVLYYSDDLKGELYQKLGQKVAKVQPNRYQIENSHLQANSKALLQALGRLKGTQATLLPELTMIMVEPEKAGKAEVFTLVRNSAHRNISSLFNEASNREPAKDDVTLVHGLLGSYPEAFWRVKEQDLPNVVATVEQMQTEKDYEALLDMVGVRRTDPKFWAFSDELNQIFFDNHPIESGWLDYNRLQNR, from the coding sequence ATGGACGCGATAAAAAGAATATGGAAAAAGCTGTTATTGACCACAGTGCTGTTGGTGACGGGATGTGCCAGCGTAGCGCAAATTGATTTCAATGCGCTGTTTGGCACTAGCTCACCGCAAAAGCGCGTCGAGAATGCGCAGCTTAACGGCCAATTTATTCAACAGGCCGAGTTTGTGCACACACAAGTTGAGCCAATTCTCAATAGCCGCTGCGTGGTATGCCATGCCTGCTATGATGCCCCCTGCCAGCTCAAAATGACCTCAAGCGAAGGCATAGAACGCGGGGCGAGTAAAGAAAAAGTCTATCAAGGCACACGCTTAGTCGCTGCCACACCTAATCGCTTATTTGTCGATGCCTTTACCCCAGAAGCTTGGCGTCAACGCGGATTTTACCCCATGCTAAACGAGCGCGATCAAACCCCAGAAGCCAATACCCAAGCCTCAGTATTGGCCAGAATGCTCACGCTTAAGCAAATGCATCCCCTGCCTGAAGATAAGATTTTAGATAAGCGTTTTGATTTCAGCCTAGACAGAGTTCAGCAATGCGCCAACCTAGAGGAAATGGACAAATACGAGCAAAGCCAACCGTTTGCGGGTATGCCCTACGGCTTGCCAGCACTGAATGCGAATGAACATCAAGTGTTGATGCATTGGCTCGAACAAGGTGCGCCATTGCCGTTCGCGCCATCACTTGCCCCTGAATTTATAACGGAAATCACCCATTGGGAGCAATTCTTAAACGGCGACAGTTTAAAAAGCCAATTAAGCGCACGCTACATCTACGAGCATTTGTTTGCCTTCCACTTATATTTTGAATCTTTAAATCAGCCGAACGCCCAACCTCTATTTTTCGAATTAGTCCGTTCGAGGACGCCGCCGGGGCAAGCGCTGGATATTATCGCCTCCCGTCGTCCCTTCGACGATCCAAAGGTGGAACGTGTGTATTACCGTTTTCGACCTTATCGGGCAACCATAGTCGACAAAACCCACATCCCCTACGCCTTAAATTCTGGCTTGCTACATGACTGGCAGCAATGGTTTATCGATGCGGATTACTCAGTGACTCAGCTGCCGAGCTACCAGCCGAGCATTGCAGCCAATCCCTTAGAAGCCTTTATTCAAATTCCTGCCGGCGCACGCTATCGCTTTATGCTGACCCGCGCTCAAGACACCATTATGGGCTTTATCAAAGGCCCAGTGTGCCGTGGTCAGGTGGCGCTCAATGTGATTAACGACAGATTCTGGGTGTACTTTGTTACCCCAGATTATATGGACGACACGGATTTTAGGACCTTCTACCAATCCCAAATTGAAAACCTACGTATGCCAGCGGAGGAGGAAAGTACGGCACTCGCCGTAACTTGGGTAAAATATGCCGCCAAGCAAGGCAAGTATATGCGGGCGCGTAATCAGTTCTTGAACGAGAAGTTCAAAAACGGCCAACACCTCACTATCGACGGTCTCTGGGATGGCGACGACAACAATGACAATGCTAGCCTGACAGTGTTTCGCCACTTCGATAATGCCACTGTAGTCAAAGGCTTAGTCGGCGAACCGCCCAAAACCGCTTGGATTATCGATTACGCCTTACTGGAGCGTATCCACTATTTACTGGTCGCGGGTTTCGATGTGTATGGTAACTACGGCCACCAGCTATTAACTCGCTTATATATGGATTTTTTACGCATGGAGGGGGAATCAAATTTCCTGACCTTGTTACCGCAGGAGGAAAGACGCAAACAATTTAGTGATTGGTATCAAGGGGCTGGCACTCAGCTCACGGCGTTTATCGCGGGGGATATCAACACCTTTAATCAGCCAACGGGCGTGCTCTACTATAGCGACGACCTCAAGGGCGAACTGTATCAAAAACTCGGGCAGAAGGTCGCTAAGGTTCAGCCGAATCGATATCAAATAGAAAACAGTCACTTGCAAGCCAACAGCAAGGCGCTGTTACAGGCATTAGGTCGATTAAAAGGTACGCAAGCGACCCTGTTACCTGAGCTGACGATGATCATGGTCGAGCCTGAAAAAGCGGGTAAAGCTGAAGTTTTTACCTTAGTTCGCAATAGCGCCCATCGTAATATTTCGAGTCTCTTTAATGAGGCCAGTAACCGCGAACCCGCTAAAGATGATGTCACTTTAGTGCATGGCTTATTGGGCAGTTATCCTGAGGCATTTTGGCGAGTGAAAGAACAGGATTTGCCTAACGTCGTGGCGACAGTAGAGCAAATGCAAACCGAGAAAGACTATGAGGCACTGTTAGATATGGTGGGTGTACGCCGTACTGATCCGAAGTTTTGGGCCTTTAGTGACGAACTCAATCAGATCTTTTTCGACAATCACCCGATAGAAAGCGGTTGGCTGGATTATAACCGCCTGCAAAATCGTTAA